One genomic region from Knoellia sp. p5-6-4 encodes:
- a CDS encoding DUF3662 and FHA domain-containing protein: MGLFDRVEQRLERAVNGAFARAFKSEVQPVEIASAIRRAMDDRAAVVGHGRTFVPNLFTVELSETDYERLSAYDEELERELIAAAQEHAESQRYQPGGPLQVMFSPADDLETGVFRLRTSTARHTGTTGTHQPAPPAPQPAPRQTPVDDDGLEATQRQAPVAPPQAPRRVNPADRPWLDVDGERYPLMGAMTVLGRDDSADIVLDDPGISRRHSEIRVTTDGPHLVASIRDLNSTNGTFVNSERISSQRLADGDRITVGRTTVTYRAGRR, from the coding sequence GTGGGTCTGTTCGACCGGGTCGAGCAACGCCTCGAGCGTGCCGTCAATGGTGCCTTCGCGCGTGCGTTCAAGTCCGAGGTGCAGCCGGTCGAGATCGCGAGCGCGATCCGCCGGGCCATGGACGACCGCGCCGCCGTGGTGGGCCACGGCCGGACCTTCGTGCCCAACCTGTTCACCGTCGAGCTGAGCGAGACCGACTACGAGCGGCTCTCCGCCTACGACGAGGAGCTCGAGCGCGAGCTCATCGCGGCGGCCCAGGAGCACGCCGAGTCACAGCGCTACCAGCCGGGCGGGCCACTGCAGGTGATGTTCTCCCCGGCCGACGACCTCGAGACGGGTGTCTTCCGCCTGCGCACCTCGACCGCCCGCCACACCGGCACCACGGGCACCCACCAGCCGGCGCCACCGGCGCCGCAGCCGGCACCCCGGCAGACCCCCGTCGACGACGACGGGCTCGAGGCCACGCAGCGCCAGGCCCCCGTGGCGCCGCCGCAGGCCCCACGGCGGGTCAACCCTGCCGACCGTCCGTGGCTCGACGTCGATGGCGAGCGCTACCCGCTGATGGGCGCCATGACCGTGCTCGGCCGTGACGACAGCGCCGACATCGTGCTCGACGACCCGGGCATCTCGCGCCGCCACAGCGAGATCCGGGTCACCACGGACGGACCGCACCTGGTCGCCAGCATCCGCGACCTCAACTCGACGAACGGCACGTTCGTCAACAGCGAGCGCATCAGCAGCCAACGCCTGGCGGACGGGGACCGGATCACCGTCGGGCGGACCACTGTCACCTACCGCGCCGGTCGGCGGTGA
- a CDS encoding FHA domain-containing protein, producing MSELTLTIIRLGLLILLWVFVFSVVGVLRGDLYGTRVVSRLPGRRSGDRAAKPAKPKPSPQKKPRRGSRVPHSLTVTEGPLAGTSLRLRESGTLIGRNPECALVLDDDFASGRHARIFERDGQWFVEDLGSTNGTFLGTERLSEPAPVAVGSVLRVGRTVVELRN from the coding sequence ATGAGTGAACTCACCCTCACGATCATCCGCCTGGGTCTGCTCATCCTCCTGTGGGTCTTCGTCTTCAGCGTCGTCGGCGTGCTCCGGGGCGACCTCTACGGCACCCGCGTCGTCAGCCGCCTGCCCGGCCGCCGCTCCGGTGACCGCGCCGCCAAGCCCGCGAAGCCGAAGCCCTCGCCCCAGAAGAAGCCGCGCCGCGGCAGCCGGGTGCCGCACTCGCTGACCGTCACCGAAGGTCCGTTGGCGGGCACCAGCCTGCGCCTGCGCGAGTCGGGCACGCTGATCGGCCGCAACCCCGAGTGCGCCCTCGTGCTCGACGACGACTTCGCCTCCGGCCGGCACGCCCGCATCTTCGAGCGTGACGGCCAGTGGTTCGTCGAGGACCTCGGCTCCACCAACGGAACCTTCCTGGGCACCGAGCGACTCAGCGAGCCGGCTCCGGTCGCGGTCGGCAGCGTGCTGCGCGTCGGCAGGACCGTCGTCGAGCTGCGGAACTGA
- a CDS encoding Stp1/IreP family PP2C-type Ser/Thr phosphatase, translated as MKIALDYAARSDVGLVRSENQDSGYAGPHLLVVADGMGGHAGGDIASSIAIGRMVSLDGESHGGDDVTDHLVHTLASANAEIQSQIEHTPELQGMGTTVTALLRAGNKVALAHIGDSRAYLLRGGTFSQITHDHSFVQSLVDDGRITEEEADSHPQRSLVTRVLTGAHDDEPDLMVREVRPGDRFLLCSDGLSGFVARDTIEEVLSAGQPVGPTADRLVELAMKAGAPDNVTVVVADVVDLDSGSAPSTVPQVVGAAAQRTKGGTRPVPLTPAAKAAALSREATGAADDDGVTLAEEAPSAGPARWLRRGLALLLVLVVLGGGAYAGWYWVQRQFYVGVEDGQVAIFRGVSQDLGPIRLSKVEQLSSISTADLPDFYRTQVQNTITTSTLADAEERVNRLREEAVRCVSRKAAGGTCGGTSAASSTPTTTTTTTPGPTSPTSTTATATP; from the coding sequence ATGAAGATCGCGCTCGACTACGCGGCCCGCTCCGACGTGGGGCTGGTGCGCTCGGAGAACCAGGACTCCGGGTATGCCGGCCCGCACCTCCTCGTGGTCGCCGACGGCATGGGCGGCCACGCCGGCGGCGACATCGCCAGCTCGATAGCCATCGGCCGGATGGTCTCCCTCGACGGCGAGAGCCACGGCGGCGACGACGTCACCGACCACCTGGTGCACACGCTGGCGTCGGCCAACGCCGAGATCCAGTCCCAGATCGAGCACACGCCCGAGCTCCAGGGCATGGGCACCACGGTCACCGCGCTGCTGCGTGCCGGCAACAAGGTCGCCCTTGCCCACATCGGTGACTCCCGCGCCTACCTGCTGCGCGGCGGTACCTTCTCGCAGATCACCCACGACCACTCCTTCGTGCAGTCCCTCGTCGACGACGGCCGCATCACCGAGGAGGAGGCCGACAGCCACCCGCAGCGCTCCCTCGTCACCCGCGTGCTCACCGGCGCGCACGACGACGAGCCCGACCTCATGGTCCGCGAGGTCCGTCCCGGCGACCGCTTCCTGCTGTGCTCCGACGGCCTCTCCGGCTTCGTCGCGCGCGACACCATCGAGGAGGTGCTGTCGGCCGGCCAGCCCGTGGGCCCGACTGCCGACCGCCTCGTCGAGCTGGCCATGAAGGCCGGCGCCCCCGACAACGTCACCGTCGTGGTGGCCGACGTCGTCGACCTCGACAGCGGCTCGGCCCCCTCGACCGTGCCACAGGTCGTCGGTGCTGCGGCCCAGCGCACCAAGGGCGGCACGCGCCCGGTGCCCCTCACCCCGGCCGCCAAGGCCGCCGCCCTCTCCCGGGAGGCCACCGGCGCCGCCGACGACGACGGGGTCACCCTCGCCGAGGAAGCCCCCAGCGCCGGTCCCGCCCGGTGGCTGCGTCGTGGGCTGGCCCTCCTGCTCGTGCTGGTCGTGCTCGGCGGCGGCGCGTATGCCGGGTGGTACTGGGTGCAGCGCCAGTTCTACGTGGGCGTCGAGGACGGCCAGGTGGCCATCTTCCGCGGCGTCTCGCAGGACCTCGGGCCCATCCGGCTGAGCAAGGTCGAGCAGCTCTCGTCCATCTCGACCGCGGACCTGCCGGACTTCTACCGCACCCAGGTGCAGAACACGATCACCACGAGCACCCTCGCCGACGCCGAGGAGCGGGTGAACCGGTTGCGCGAGGAGGCCGTCCGCTGCGTCTCGCGCAAGGCGGCCGGCGGGACCTGCGGTGGCACCTCCGCGGCGTCCTCGACCCCTACGACCACCACGACCACCACGCCGGGCCCGACCAGCCCCACGAGCACCACCGCCACGGCGACGCCATGA
- a CDS encoding FtsW/RodA/SpoVE family cell cycle protein: MTTVSSLPPRKGRNVELALLLLAVGIVVLAYLNVGLATSGSFPPGLLAHGTGLLVITLGFHLLLRWRASYADPLLLPIVTLLNGLGLVMIHRLDIAAGKDIAEGLALKQLTWSALAVAIAAAVLFFLKDHRTLRRYTFTAAAVGFGLLILPLVPGLGRQVYGSRIWIGLGPFSFQPGEIAKIVLAVFFAGYLVQTRDVLSLAGRKILGFTLPRARDLGPILVAWAASLAVLIFEKDLGSSLLFFGLFVAMLYVATERTSWIAIGLLLFSGGAYIAYLLFGHVQQRVLLWLDTFSPQALAVSDQLARGLMGMANGGLFGSGLGRGRPDLTYFAESDFIVPSFGEEIGLFGVFALFMLYLLLVERGMRTALGVRDGFGKLLAAGLSFSVALQCFVVVGGVTRVIPLTGLTMPFLSYGGSSLLANWSLVALLLRISDHARRPLPETEMAGPAREAEATEVVKLR, encoded by the coding sequence ATGACCACCGTCTCCTCGCTGCCTCCGCGCAAGGGCCGCAACGTCGAGCTGGCCCTGCTGCTGCTCGCCGTCGGCATCGTCGTGCTGGCCTACCTCAACGTCGGCCTGGCCACCTCGGGCAGCTTCCCACCCGGTCTGCTCGCCCACGGCACCGGTCTGCTCGTCATCACCTTGGGCTTCCACCTGCTGCTGCGGTGGCGCGCCTCCTACGCCGACCCTCTGCTGCTGCCCATCGTGACCCTGCTCAACGGCCTCGGGCTGGTGATGATCCACCGGCTCGACATCGCCGCCGGCAAGGACATCGCCGAGGGCCTGGCCCTCAAGCAGCTGACGTGGAGCGCCCTCGCCGTGGCCATCGCCGCCGCCGTGCTGTTCTTCCTCAAGGACCACCGCACGCTGCGGCGCTACACGTTCACCGCGGCAGCGGTCGGCTTCGGCCTGCTCATCCTCCCGCTGGTGCCGGGCCTGGGCCGCCAGGTCTACGGGTCACGCATCTGGATCGGCCTCGGTCCGTTCTCCTTCCAGCCGGGGGAGATCGCCAAGATCGTGCTGGCCGTGTTCTTCGCGGGCTACCTCGTGCAGACCCGCGACGTCCTCTCCCTCGCCGGTCGCAAGATCCTCGGCTTCACCCTGCCCCGCGCCCGCGACCTCGGCCCCATCCTCGTCGCCTGGGCCGCCAGCCTGGCGGTGCTGATCTTCGAGAAGGACCTCGGCTCCTCGCTGCTGTTCTTCGGCCTCTTCGTGGCCATGCTCTACGTCGCGACCGAGCGCACCTCGTGGATCGCCATCGGCCTGCTCCTCTTCAGCGGCGGCGCCTACATCGCCTACCTGCTCTTCGGGCACGTGCAGCAGCGCGTGCTGCTCTGGCTCGACACCTTCTCGCCGCAGGCCCTCGCCGTCTCCGACCAGCTCGCCCGCGGCCTGATGGGCATGGCCAACGGCGGCCTGTTCGGCTCCGGGCTCGGCCGCGGCCGGCCCGACCTGACCTACTTCGCCGAGTCCGACTTCATCGTCCCGAGCTTCGGCGAGGAGATCGGCCTCTTCGGCGTCTTCGCGCTCTTCATGCTCTACCTGCTCCTGGTCGAGCGCGGCATGCGCACCGCGCTCGGCGTGCGTGACGGATTCGGCAAGCTGCTCGCCGCCGGCCTGTCGTTCTCGGTCGCCCTGCAGTGCTTCGTCGTGGTCGGCGGGGTCACCCGGGTCATCCCACTGACGGGCCTGACCATGCCGTTCCTCTCCTACGGCGGTTCCTCGCTGCTGGCCAACTGGTCGCTGGTCGCCCTCCTGCTGCGCATCAGCGACCACGCGCGTCGCCCGCTGCCCGAGACGGAGATGGCCGGCCCGGCCCGCGAGGCCGAGGCCACCGAGGTGGTGAAGCTGCGGTGA
- a CDS encoding penicillin-binding transpeptidase domain-containing protein, with the protein MNAPIRRLSVVVAALFMVLLVSSTWIQFVEAKELQERPDNRRTLLATYARERGQILVDGSPAALSKPSNDELKWLRTYPQARRYAHVTGYYSFVYGPGGGLEATENALLSGQSDKLFYRRVSDMLTGRKAAGASLELTINPKAQEAADKALGDQRGAVVALDPRTGAILAMVSNPDYDPGSLTVHDTKEVVASWKKLNADPARPLVNRAIGGNLYPPGSTFKIVTAAAALSSGKWTEESKVPGPAVLDLPQTSADLPNSNKQACGPNDETTLKRALEISCNTAFGWLGMELGADDFRSQAAKFGVGDSLAIPMRVTPSSIPGELNQPQLAQAAIGQYDVRVTPLQVAMISSGVANRGIVMKPYLVKSVLSSDLDTIEEASPSQLSQAVSADDASALTRMMEAVVKSGSGQAAQIGGVSVAGKTGTAQHATGKAPHAWFTGFAPADDPQVAVAVVVEDGGNAGNEAAGGRVAAPIAKAVMEAVIQK; encoded by the coding sequence GTGAACGCCCCCATCCGCCGCCTGTCGGTCGTCGTCGCGGCGCTGTTCATGGTCCTGCTGGTCTCCTCGACCTGGATCCAGTTCGTCGAGGCCAAGGAGCTCCAGGAGCGCCCGGACAACCGTCGGACCCTGCTCGCGACCTACGCGCGCGAGCGCGGGCAGATCTTGGTGGACGGCAGCCCGGCCGCCCTGTCGAAGCCCAGCAACGACGAGCTGAAGTGGCTGCGCACCTATCCTCAAGCCCGCCGCTACGCCCACGTGACCGGCTACTACTCGTTCGTCTATGGCCCCGGCGGTGGGCTCGAGGCGACCGAGAACGCCCTGCTCTCCGGCCAGTCCGACAAGCTCTTCTACCGCCGCGTCTCGGACATGCTGACGGGCCGCAAGGCCGCCGGCGCGAGCCTCGAGCTGACCATCAACCCGAAGGCGCAGGAGGCCGCCGACAAGGCCCTCGGCGACCAGAGAGGCGCCGTGGTCGCACTCGACCCACGGACCGGCGCGATCCTGGCCATGGTCAGCAACCCCGACTACGACCCCGGCTCACTCACGGTCCACGACACCAAGGAGGTCGTGGCCTCGTGGAAGAAGCTCAACGCCGACCCTGCACGTCCCCTGGTCAACCGCGCCATCGGCGGCAACCTCTACCCGCCGGGCTCCACCTTCAAGATCGTCACCGCGGCCGCAGCCCTCTCCTCGGGCAAGTGGACGGAGGAGAGCAAGGTCCCCGGCCCGGCCGTCCTCGACCTCCCCCAGACGAGCGCGGACCTGCCCAACAGCAACAAGCAGGCGTGTGGCCCGAACGACGAGACCACCCTCAAGCGCGCGCTGGAGATCTCCTGCAACACCGCCTTCGGGTGGCTCGGCATGGAGCTCGGCGCCGACGACTTCCGTTCGCAGGCCGCCAAGTTCGGTGTGGGTGACAGCCTGGCGATCCCCATGCGGGTGACCCCGAGCAGCATTCCCGGTGAGCTCAACCAGCCCCAGCTGGCACAGGCGGCGATCGGCCAGTACGACGTGCGCGTGACGCCGCTGCAGGTCGCCATGATCTCGTCCGGCGTCGCCAACCGCGGCATCGTGATGAAGCCCTACCTGGTCAAGAGCGTCCTCAGCTCTGACCTCGACACGATCGAAGAGGCGTCGCCCTCGCAACTGTCCCAGGCCGTGTCGGCCGACGACGCCAGTGCGCTCACCCGGATGATGGAGGCAGTTGTGAAGAGCGGATCGGGCCAGGCGGCCCAGATCGGCGGCGTGAGCGTGGCCGGCAAGACCGGCACCGCGCAGCACGCGACCGGGAAGGCGCCCCATGCGTGGTTCACCGGATTCGCCCCGGCAGACGACCCGCAGGTCGCGGTCGCCGTGGTGGTGGAAGACGGCGGCAACGCCGGAAACGAGGCCGCCGGCGGCCGGGTCGCAGCACCCATCGCCAAGGCCGTCATGGAAGCGGTGATCCAGAAGTGA